The following coding sequences lie in one Candidatus Planktophila sulfonica genomic window:
- a CDS encoding PD-(D/E)XK nuclease family protein: protein MKKPDVPARDTIAPSDLTFGLSTCKRCLWLKYWFKFDLKKEFPLVKPLADSQEEHFRRASMQDIDASLKPGVVKQWGQWVKSAPISINGFETRWKILGIYDLLGHYTDGTVGIIDCKVSDSDRDNGPFYAPQLEAYAHALENPDRGKPFPVSSMGLLIWKLAGVTETSSSELASNSHGFGVNQHYVPVERDSNRFISILEELITTIEGGMPDSGPECNVCNYLVKRAELEID, encoded by the coding sequence ATGAAAAAGCCTGATGTTCCTGCGCGCGACACCATTGCCCCATCCGATCTCACCTTTGGGCTCTCTACTTGCAAGCGCTGCTTATGGCTTAAGTACTGGTTTAAATTCGATTTGAAGAAGGAGTTTCCACTCGTCAAGCCACTTGCTGATTCTCAAGAAGAACATTTCCGCCGAGCTTCAATGCAAGATATCGATGCTTCATTAAAGCCTGGTGTTGTGAAGCAATGGGGCCAATGGGTAAAGAGCGCACCAATCTCAATCAATGGCTTTGAAACGCGCTGGAAAATTCTCGGAATCTACGACCTGCTTGGCCATTACACAGATGGCACTGTAGGAATTATTGATTGCAAGGTTTCAGATTCCGATCGCGACAATGGGCCTTTCTATGCGCCACAGTTAGAGGCATATGCGCATGCCCTCGAGAACCCTGATCGAGGAAAGCCATTTCCGGTTTCCAGCATGGGTCTATTGATTTGGAAATTAGCGGGAGTAACCGAGACTTCATCGAGTGAACTAGCCTCCAACTCTCACGGCTTCGGCGTCAATCAACACTATGTTCCAGTAGAGCGAGATTCCAATCGTTTTATTTCGATTCTTGAAGAGTTGATTACAACCATCGAGGGTGGAATGCCTGATTCAGGCCCAGAGTGCAACGTCTGTAATTACTTGGTTAAGCGCGCAGAGCTAGAGATTGACTAA
- a CDS encoding lysophospholipid acyltransferase family protein — protein MNNLPYGTLRAFLTPFLMLLFRPKVKGLRNVPSTGPLILASNHLSFSDSIFMPLVVPRKVTFLAKSEYFTSPGPKGLLKKLTFIALGQVPVDRSGGRRSEAALITGLEVLAGGNSLGIYPEGTRSPDGRLYKGRTGIARLAIESGAPVIPIAMFNTDKIQPTGTVIPKIMRVGITFGEPMYFEGDSTDLQYLREVTDQIMKRIQQLSGQEYVDTYAVKAKKSGINVENSEEND, from the coding sequence ATGAACAACCTGCCCTACGGCACCCTCCGGGCATTTCTGACACCATTTTTGATGTTGCTCTTTCGCCCGAAGGTAAAGGGGCTGCGTAACGTTCCATCTACAGGGCCACTAATTCTTGCATCGAACCATCTCTCATTTAGTGATTCGATTTTTATGCCGCTTGTTGTTCCTCGCAAAGTTACCTTCTTGGCAAAGAGTGAGTACTTCACATCTCCTGGACCCAAGGGGCTTCTCAAGAAATTAACTTTCATCGCTCTAGGTCAAGTTCCTGTCGATCGTTCAGGTGGACGACGAAGCGAGGCAGCTTTGATCACTGGGCTCGAAGTACTTGCTGGCGGAAATTCTCTAGGTATATATCCGGAAGGAACGCGTTCTCCGGATGGACGCCTCTACAAAGGACGCACAGGTATTGCTCGCCTTGCCATTGAATCAGGCGCACCCGTAATTCCGATTGCGATGTTTAACACCGACAAGATTCAGCCAACCGGCACAGTCATTCCAAAGATCATGCGCGTTGGAATCACATTTGGCGAACCTATGTACTTCGAAGGTGACTCAACAGATTTGCAGTACTTGCGTGAAGTTACTGATCAAATTATGAAACGCATTCAACAGTTATCTGGCCAGGAGTACGTCGATACCTACGCTGTGAAGGCGAAGAAATCAGGCATTAACGTCGAAAATAGCGAAGAGAACGATTAG
- a CDS encoding ROK family glucokinase: protein MSYTIGVDVGGTKVLGGVVDEFGAVLKTARRDTPREGGAALTQTIADVALELKKDFTIDSVGVSAAGFVSSNRKTMLATPNIAGWNGVDLDYELTSLIGLPVVIENDANAAAWGEARFGAGRGKRHMLMLTVGTGIGGGIVVNGELYRGAFGVAAEIGHIRVVPEGHLCGCGARGCFEQYGSGNALMRHAREAIAASPDIARNLLSRGDGTIQGLTGKDITEAARDGDAVALAAFNTTGQWLGAGIATLSVVLDPECVVIGGGVIDAGEILLEPTRKALEQSMPFAGKHPYPEIIAAQLGNEAGLVGVADLARS from the coding sequence ATGAGTTACACAATTGGCGTCGATGTCGGCGGAACAAAAGTTCTTGGGGGAGTTGTCGACGAATTCGGCGCTGTCCTAAAGACTGCCCGACGAGATACGCCACGTGAAGGTGGAGCTGCTCTTACGCAAACCATCGCCGATGTGGCACTTGAATTAAAGAAAGATTTTACGATCGACTCTGTCGGGGTATCTGCCGCAGGGTTTGTCTCATCAAATAGAAAAACAATGCTGGCTACTCCCAACATCGCTGGTTGGAATGGCGTCGATTTAGATTACGAGCTCACCTCACTTATTGGTTTACCTGTTGTGATTGAAAATGATGCCAACGCGGCCGCTTGGGGCGAAGCTCGTTTCGGAGCAGGACGTGGAAAGCGCCACATGTTGATGTTAACTGTGGGCACAGGTATTGGTGGCGGCATTGTTGTAAATGGAGAGCTCTACCGCGGCGCCTTCGGAGTTGCTGCTGAAATCGGCCACATCCGTGTAGTTCCAGAAGGCCATCTCTGCGGATGCGGGGCACGTGGTTGCTTTGAACAATATGGTTCTGGAAATGCGCTCATGCGCCATGCCCGTGAAGCGATTGCAGCAAGTCCTGATATCGCACGTAACTTACTTTCACGTGGCGATGGAACTATTCAGGGACTTACTGGAAAAGATATAACTGAAGCTGCTCGTGACGGCGATGCAGTTGCACTTGCTGCTTTCAATACAACGGGTCAATGGTTGGGCGCTGGAATTGCAACGCTTTCCGTTGTTCTGGATCCTGAATGCGTTGTGATTGGTGGTGGAGTAATCGATGCGGGCGAGATTCTTCTTGAACCAACTCGAAAAGCACTGGAGCAGTCAATGCCGTTTGCTGGAAAGCATCCGTATCCAGAGATCATTGCAGCGCAATTAGGTAATGAAGCCGGGCTAGTCGGAGTGGCTGACTTAGCTCGTTCGTAA
- a CDS encoding SRPBCC family protein — MSEKSVSTVIIDAPLADVEAALFSIGSYPEWLSSIKKADVIESDSSGRVLKAKLAIDAGMMKDRVTLDYDWSAAPASLSFTMDEADLLTQMDGAYTLKAIDSDSTEVTYELTVAVGMPVPAMMITKAQKQTIDAALKELAERVG; from the coding sequence ATGTCAGAGAAGAGCGTTTCCACAGTCATTATCGATGCACCTCTAGCGGATGTTGAAGCCGCCCTATTTTCTATTGGGAGCTACCCCGAGTGGCTAAGCTCCATCAAGAAGGCAGATGTCATTGAAAGTGATTCATCTGGCCGGGTGCTCAAGGCGAAACTAGCTATCGATGCCGGCATGATGAAAGATCGAGTCACTCTTGATTACGATTGGAGCGCAGCACCTGCTTCGCTCTCTTTCACAATGGATGAAGCTGATTTACTGACTCAGATGGATGGCGCCTACACACTCAAGGCAATTGATTCGGATTCAACAGAAGTTACCTATGAACTCACAGTGGCTGTTGGGATGCCTGTTCCTGCCATGATGATCACAAAGGCGCAGAAGCAGACCATTGATGCTGCTCTCAAGGAGTTGGCTGAGCGAGTCGGCTAA
- a CDS encoding AMP-dependent synthetase/ligase, whose amino-acid sequence MNEINNPPIIPAATAGNLTNLIAERAWFEPDRVTISRPLGDGWQPLTARQVEEEIRATAKGLVAAGIQIGDRVAIMARTRYEWTILDFAIWYAGGCVVPIYETSSAEQVDWILNDSGSVGLIVETPTHRELVTPVLPGHTKHVWVMTEDVLAILKDAGSNISDEEIERRRNALVPASLATLIYTSGTTGRPKGVQLTHSNFLSECGNVVEGASDLFLKPGGSTLLFLPVAHVFGRMVQIGAIHAGLHLAHCSDPVGRLQPDLASFKPSFVLAVPRIFEKIYNGAEAKAEAAGKGKIFRKAAEVAIAYSESKDKRGFNPLLTLKHGLFDKLVYSKIRAAMGGSVEAAISGGAPLGTRLGHFYRGAGITILEGYGLTETTAGATLNLTKKIRVGSVGRPIPGTSIKIADDGEVMIKGPIVMRGYWQNDAANQEVFDGEWFKSGDLGRLDDEGYLYITGRKKELIVTAGGKNVAPAVLEDRLRAHPLVSQCMVVGDNQPFIASLITIDQDMLKGWIASNNKAGATIDTLVNDPDLIAVIQTAVDEANKAVSKAESIRKFTILAKDFTIAGGELTAKLSLKRHVIAEKYSAEITALFTK is encoded by the coding sequence ATGAACGAAATCAACAATCCTCCAATCATCCCTGCCGCGACAGCCGGAAACCTCACCAATTTGATTGCAGAACGAGCATGGTTTGAACCAGATCGCGTCACCATTTCACGTCCCCTTGGAGATGGATGGCAGCCACTGACTGCGCGACAAGTTGAAGAAGAAATCCGCGCAACTGCCAAAGGTCTCGTTGCTGCTGGAATTCAAATTGGCGATCGCGTCGCAATCATGGCGCGCACTCGATATGAATGGACGATTTTAGATTTCGCTATTTGGTACGCAGGCGGATGCGTTGTTCCAATTTATGAAACATCTTCTGCTGAACAAGTTGACTGGATCCTCAACGACTCAGGTTCTGTTGGATTAATCGTCGAAACGCCAACGCACCGCGAGCTCGTAACTCCAGTTCTTCCTGGACATACAAAGCACGTTTGGGTGATGACAGAAGATGTACTCGCTATCTTGAAGGATGCTGGTTCAAATATCTCTGATGAAGAGATTGAACGTCGCCGAAATGCTCTCGTTCCTGCAAGTCTTGCGACTTTGATTTATACATCGGGTACAACGGGGCGTCCAAAGGGCGTACAGCTCACACATTCAAACTTTCTCTCAGAGTGCGGCAACGTTGTTGAAGGCGCTAGCGATCTCTTCCTCAAGCCAGGTGGATCAACTCTCCTCTTCCTTCCTGTAGCGCACGTCTTCGGTCGTATGGTGCAGATTGGTGCTATCCATGCAGGACTTCACCTTGCTCATTGCAGTGATCCTGTTGGTCGTCTGCAACCAGATCTCGCATCATTTAAGCCTTCATTCGTACTTGCCGTTCCTCGCATCTTCGAAAAGATTTACAACGGCGCTGAAGCTAAGGCAGAAGCTGCTGGCAAGGGAAAGATCTTTAGAAAGGCTGCTGAAGTAGCTATTGCTTATAGCGAGTCAAAAGATAAGCGTGGATTTAATCCACTCCTTACTCTCAAGCACGGCCTCTTCGACAAGTTGGTCTACTCAAAGATTCGCGCAGCAATGGGCGGTTCTGTTGAAGCAGCAATTTCAGGTGGCGCTCCACTTGGAACACGTCTAGGTCACTTCTATCGTGGCGCAGGAATCACAATTCTTGAAGGTTATGGATTAACTGAGACAACAGCAGGTGCAACTCTTAACCTCACAAAGAAGATTCGTGTGGGATCTGTTGGCCGACCAATTCCTGGTACTTCAATCAAGATTGCCGATGACGGCGAAGTCATGATCAAGGGACCAATCGTCATGCGCGGTTACTGGCAGAACGATGCTGCTAACCAAGAAGTATTTGATGGCGAATGGTTTAAATCTGGAGACCTAGGTCGTCTGGATGATGAGGGATATCTCTACATCACGGGACGAAAGAAAGAACTCATCGTTACAGCGGGTGGAAAGAACGTCGCACCTGCGGTTCTTGAAGATCGCCTACGCGCGCATCCGCTGGTCAGCCAGTGCATGGTCGTTGGAGATAACCAGCCATTTATTGCATCCCTCATCACTATTGATCAGGACATGCTCAAAGGTTGGATTGCTTCAAACAATAAGGCCGGAGCAACTATCGATACTTTGGTAAATGATCCAGACCTCATTGCTGTCATTCAAACTGCGGTAGATGAAGCAAATAAAGCGGTATCGAAAGCTGAATCAATTCGTAAATTTACGATACTTGCAAAGGACTTCACCATCGCTGGTGGAGAACTCACAGCAAAGCTATCGCTTAAGCGTCACGTCATCGCTGAGAAGTACTCAGCTGAAATCACAGCGCTCTTTACCAAGTAA
- a CDS encoding sensor histidine kinase, with product MELPSPERLRVARELHDGIAQDLVGVGYSLDLLLADPSLSTNSRKEIRRTRLSIDELITKVRREILNLRTNTSQTFGGEVERLISELTPSQEIALSIEEMDIDKELTTQLLLITKEILRNSIAHSGATHIGISLYPINNRTCLEVIDDGIGGAHVKDGHFGISGIIERVHAMNGSITIESIDGTRVAILI from the coding sequence ATGGAACTCCCGTCACCCGAGAGACTTCGGGTTGCACGGGAGCTCCATGATGGGATTGCGCAAGATTTGGTTGGAGTGGGTTACTCACTCGACCTTCTGCTTGCCGACCCATCACTTTCGACCAATTCCCGTAAGGAAATCAGGCGAACTCGCCTTTCTATAGACGAACTCATTACAAAGGTTCGCCGAGAAATTCTCAACCTGCGCACAAACACTTCGCAGACCTTTGGCGGTGAAGTTGAACGGCTCATCAGCGAACTAACGCCGTCCCAAGAGATAGCGCTCTCTATCGAGGAGATGGACATCGATAAAGAATTAACCACCCAACTTCTGCTGATTACTAAGGAAATCCTACGCAACTCCATCGCACACTCTGGGGCTACCCACATTGGAATAAGCCTCTATCCCATCAACAATCGAACCTGTCTTGAGGTGATCGATGATGGGATTGGAGGGGCGCACGTGAAAGATGGACACTTTGGTATTTCTGGAATTATTGAACGAGTACATGCGATGAATGGCAGTATCACAATCGAAAGTATTGATGGGACTCGTGTAGCGATATTGATTTGA
- a CDS encoding response regulator transcription factor produces MSDLLVALIIDDHAMVREGLRRALETRQSFSIYEASSIDEARAQIARVNPNLLILDINLPDGSGLEIAQWVRSLSQSVAIVILTLNEKDEFVIAAMKAGASAFVNKSAPLADFLAAVDHALLSPATFSAQDLAGALNRKTETFGLSQRELQILATLHMGQPLKELSASLFISESTLKTHLNTIYRKLEVSNRTQAVKKAQQSGLSE; encoded by the coding sequence TTGAGCGATCTATTAGTGGCGCTCATCATTGATGACCATGCCATGGTTCGTGAAGGGCTACGTCGCGCCCTGGAAACGCGACAGAGCTTCTCAATTTACGAAGCTTCTTCCATTGACGAAGCTCGCGCCCAGATTGCAAGAGTGAATCCAAACTTGCTCATACTCGATATCAATCTTCCTGATGGTAGTGGCTTGGAAATTGCACAATGGGTGCGTTCGCTTTCGCAATCTGTTGCGATTGTCATTCTTACCTTGAACGAAAAGGACGAATTCGTCATTGCAGCCATGAAAGCTGGGGCCAGCGCATTCGTCAATAAATCAGCACCGCTTGCAGACTTTCTTGCAGCGGTTGATCACGCGCTCTTATCTCCTGCCACTTTTTCTGCGCAAGATTTGGCAGGGGCTCTTAATCGCAAGACTGAGACTTTTGGTCTTTCGCAGCGAGAGCTACAGATTCTCGCAACTTTACATATGGGTCAACCGCTAAAAGAGTTGTCAGCTTCTTTATTCATTTCCGAATCAACGCTGAAGACCCATCTCAACACAATCTATAGAAAGTTAGAGGTCAGTAATCGAACTCAAGCTGTGAAGAAGGCGCAACAATCAGGGTTGAGTGAGTAA
- a CDS encoding glycosyltransferase family 4 protein — translation MSDSKILCITNDFGPRAGGIETFVIGLIERLPKNSVVVYTSSQPDSAAFDRAWMENYGVLVIRDKAKVLLPTPRVSKAVRKILRRESITTVFFGAAAPLGLLSHGLRRAGAKRIVSLTHGHEVWWAKVWPFSWAMRRIGNGVDNLTYLGDFTRSQISRALTVSAASAMVKIAPGIDTDHFAPRADAQALRAELGLSEKKVIVSVGRLVHRKGQDTLVESMPQILSQVPDAHLLFIGEGPYKDYLVKRAAELKVSDAITFIGRIQYAELPRYICVGDIFAMPSRSRLAGLEVEGLGIVYLEASACGLAVVGGKSGGAPDAVLEGETGFAVDGTSAQAVADAVITLLKDPERASQMGARGRQWIIDEWRWEIWAKKFAQLLTQP, via the coding sequence ATGAGCGACTCAAAGATTCTCTGTATTACAAATGATTTTGGTCCACGCGCAGGTGGAATTGAAACTTTTGTTATTGGTTTAATCGAGCGCCTTCCCAAGAACTCGGTCGTCGTTTACACATCTTCACAACCAGACTCTGCTGCCTTTGATAGAGCGTGGATGGAGAATTACGGGGTACTCGTTATTCGCGATAAAGCGAAGGTCTTATTGCCGACTCCACGTGTATCTAAAGCAGTGCGAAAGATTCTCCGCCGCGAATCAATCACCACGGTTTTCTTTGGGGCAGCAGCGCCACTGGGCCTCTTGTCTCATGGGCTACGTCGCGCAGGAGCTAAACGAATCGTTTCACTGACTCACGGACATGAAGTCTGGTGGGCAAAGGTCTGGCCATTTTCATGGGCCATGCGCCGCATTGGTAACGGCGTGGATAACCTGACATACCTTGGTGATTTCACACGTTCGCAGATATCCCGGGCGCTCACAGTTAGCGCAGCGAGTGCGATGGTGAAGATCGCACCCGGAATCGATACGGATCACTTCGCACCTCGAGCTGATGCACAAGCATTGCGCGCCGAGTTAGGACTTTCAGAGAAGAAGGTAATCGTCTCTGTTGGACGATTAGTGCATCGCAAAGGCCAGGACACGCTCGTCGAATCGATGCCGCAGATTCTTTCGCAGGTACCGGATGCGCATTTACTTTTCATCGGCGAAGGTCCATATAAAGATTATTTAGTTAAGCGCGCAGCTGAATTAAAGGTTAGCGATGCAATTACCTTTATTGGACGAATTCAGTATGCCGAACTTCCTCGCTACATCTGCGTTGGAGATATCTTTGCAATGCCTTCACGCTCTCGTCTTGCAGGTCTTGAAGTTGAAGGTCTTGGCATCGTTTACTTAGAAGCCAGTGCATGTGGCCTTGCAGTAGTCGGCGGAAAGTCCGGGGGAGCACCAGATGCAGTTCTTGAAGGTGAGACCGGATTTGCAGTTGATGGAACGTCAGCGCAAGCGGTAGCTGATGCGGTGATTACGCTTTTGAAGGATCCAGAACGAGCAAGCCAGATGGGTGCACGCGGTCGCCAATGGATTATTGATGAATGGCGCTGGGAAATCTGGGCAAAGAAGTTTGCCCAGTTACTCACTCAACCCTGA
- a CDS encoding C40 family peptidase translates to MRKAMSAGAAVASAVFLLSIFPSTGANAAQTLAQVQAQVNRLEEDATEAAEGAQEAKVKLAALTRSLAGIQAQAAIQGKTVDAISKTLGVIAVNQYKSGTLSQSLELLFSSDPALYLSSAGSLEAITRRKSTQLRKFQSAEQQLNATSLTVSDRLAQVKVLQTKLAERSAFAQRKLAQAELLLSKLKKEDRERLAKLAEDRENADQASSLVAAKAAAGVSGRSGIALKYALKQIGDRYVFGAAGLTTWDCSGLTMRAFQSAGVSLPHSSAAQSRMGKSIPFGQKKPGDLLFFGRPVSHVGIYLGGGRMVHAPRSGSRVKVAESNSLGRKPLVAVRRF, encoded by the coding sequence ATGAGAAAAGCTATGAGTGCTGGCGCTGCCGTTGCAAGCGCAGTTTTTCTCCTCTCAATTTTTCCATCAACTGGAGCAAACGCTGCGCAAACTTTGGCGCAGGTACAAGCGCAAGTAAATCGACTTGAAGAAGATGCCACTGAAGCTGCTGAAGGTGCGCAAGAAGCCAAGGTCAAGCTCGCAGCTCTGACACGCAGCCTGGCAGGAATCCAAGCTCAGGCAGCGATTCAAGGAAAGACCGTTGATGCAATTTCGAAAACTCTTGGAGTCATTGCAGTCAATCAGTACAAGTCTGGAACTCTCAGCCAAAGCCTCGAACTACTCTTCTCGTCAGATCCTGCGCTTTATCTATCATCAGCAGGTTCTCTCGAAGCAATCACTCGTCGTAAATCTACGCAGCTTCGCAAATTCCAATCTGCCGAACAGCAACTTAATGCAACCTCATTAACAGTCAGTGACCGCTTGGCTCAAGTGAAGGTATTGCAGACAAAATTGGCCGAACGGAGCGCTTTTGCTCAACGAAAGTTGGCTCAAGCAGAGCTCTTGCTTTCTAAACTAAAGAAAGAGGATCGCGAACGACTCGCTAAGTTGGCAGAAGATCGCGAGAATGCAGACCAGGCATCTTCACTAGTTGCGGCAAAAGCTGCCGCCGGTGTTTCAGGTCGCAGTGGTATTGCACTCAAATATGCGCTGAAGCAGATTGGCGATCGCTACGTCTTCGGTGCTGCAGGTCTGACTACGTGGGATTGCTCAGGTTTGACGATGCGCGCCTTCCAGTCGGCTGGAGTTTCTCTTCCTCACTCTTCAGCTGCTCAGTCAAGAATGGGTAAATCAATTCCCTTCGGACAGAAGAAGCCTGGCGACCTCCTCTTTTTTGGCCGTCCTGTTTCTCACGTAGGTATTTATCTCGGTGGTGGTCGTATGGTCCATGCACCACGTTCGGGCTCACGCGTGAAAGTGGCAGAGTCGAATTCACTCGGACGTAAACCTTTGGTTGCAGTCCGCCGTTTCTAA
- a CDS encoding dihydrofolate reductase family protein codes for MGEKVNILTFMTVTVTLVVGSDGSTTKNGSSAGVTTAADRSEFLARRRTADCILIGGNTARTEPYHRTPVPVVVISRSLINPLADNRLAHCWNLSPEKALDRAIKTFGPNVHIEAGVAIITELISAGRIDALELSITTVTGGEDVIHIDQLLGHFTQSSEVTNADTRFISARK; via the coding sequence ATGGGTGAGAAAGTGAATATTCTTACCTTTATGACGGTCACAGTAACTCTTGTAGTAGGAAGTGATGGATCGACCACAAAGAATGGCAGCTCCGCGGGTGTAACAACCGCAGCAGATCGCTCAGAGTTCTTAGCGCGACGTCGTACAGCTGATTGCATTCTTATCGGAGGAAATACTGCTCGCACAGAGCCCTATCACCGCACACCAGTGCCTGTCGTGGTTATTTCACGCTCTTTGATTAACCCTTTAGCCGATAATCGCCTGGCGCATTGTTGGAATCTCTCCCCAGAGAAAGCGTTAGATCGAGCGATTAAAACGTTCGGTCCCAATGTTCACATTGAAGCGGGCGTTGCAATCATCACTGAATTAATCAGTGCTGGACGAATTGATGCTCTTGAACTCAGTATTACAACTGTTACGGGCGGAGAAGATGTCATTCATATCGATCAACTGCTTGGGCACTTCACGCAGAGCAGCGAAGTAACGAACGCAGATACGCGCTTTATCTCTGCGCGAAAGTAG
- a CDS encoding DMT family transporter produces MASLLALLSSALWGSADYHAGKLSKRFPAIAVLATSQAIGFITGLFLVIVSASRNAQALGSDGYLLAGALAGLCGYAGLISLYAALSTGRMGVVSPISSLGALIPLSYAIVIKGDQLSTIVSIGVVAALLGGFLASGPEVSQGFPLKPVLLALSAAVFFGLALVFMAIGSQSSALMTMTTMRATTLLIGIAIFIRFRHIGGLGKAELPILIFIGVADFAANLLLGVATTKGLVSLAMVLGSLYPIATALLAYKFLHERLHKVQYVGIFFAVIGVALISAF; encoded by the coding sequence ATGGCAAGCCTTCTAGCGCTACTTTCAAGCGCGTTGTGGGGTAGCGCCGATTATCACGCAGGAAAACTCAGTAAGCGATTCCCTGCAATTGCAGTTCTTGCAACCAGTCAGGCAATTGGATTTATCACCGGCCTCTTTCTTGTCATTGTGAGCGCATCTAGGAATGCGCAAGCACTCGGAAGTGATGGGTATCTTCTAGCTGGAGCACTTGCAGGTCTTTGTGGGTATGCCGGTCTGATTAGTCTTTATGCCGCACTATCTACAGGGCGAATGGGCGTTGTTTCACCGATTAGCTCTCTTGGTGCGCTGATTCCTTTGTCTTACGCAATTGTCATTAAAGGTGATCAACTTTCTACAATCGTCAGTATCGGAGTTGTGGCAGCACTTCTTGGTGGCTTTCTTGCAAGTGGACCAGAAGTCTCACAAGGTTTTCCGCTTAAGCCAGTTCTCCTCGCTTTATCTGCCGCGGTCTTCTTTGGTCTAGCTCTTGTCTTTATGGCAATCGGATCGCAGAGCAGCGCTTTGATGACTATGACGACAATGCGCGCAACTACTCTTCTTATCGGCATTGCCATCTTTATTCGATTTAGACATATCGGCGGGCTAGGAAAAGCCGAACTTCCAATTCTTATATTCATTGGTGTCGCAGACTTCGCAGCTAATTTGCTACTTGGCGTTGCAACGACAAAGGGCCTTGTCTCACTTGCCATGGTCTTAGGTTCGCTCTACCCAATTGCTACTGCCTTATTGGCTTACAAATTTCTCCACGAGAGATTACATAAAGTGCAATATGTTGGAATCTTCTTTGCTGTAATCGGTGTGGCGCTAATTTCCGCCTTCTAA
- a CDS encoding DUF3000 domain-containing protein, whose product MKSTFTFEEMIDLLRTFTPRNEIILEEVPAPQKLAAYSFAFTADISNGSLGDAEDEVASGRFVILHEPGGQDTWEGDFRCVTFMRADVDSEMQEDPLLPEVGWNWLLDSLNATGASYNAPSGTVTRVSSASFGKLSPRNDESEIEIRASWSPVITSPDDMFAHVQAWCNLITEVAGLPPVPEGVSTIASARRRV is encoded by the coding sequence GTGAAATCGACATTTACTTTTGAAGAGATGATCGACCTTCTTCGTACCTTCACCCCAAGAAATGAAATCATTCTTGAAGAAGTCCCCGCCCCTCAAAAGCTTGCGGCTTATTCCTTTGCATTCACCGCAGATATCTCAAATGGCTCACTCGGAGATGCTGAAGATGAAGTCGCCTCCGGACGTTTCGTCATCTTGCACGAACCTGGTGGGCAAGACACATGGGAAGGCGATTTCCGCTGCGTCACCTTTATGCGCGCCGATGTAGATAGCGAGATGCAAGAAGATCCCCTGCTTCCAGAAGTAGGCTGGAATTGGCTTCTTGATTCACTCAATGCAACGGGTGCTTCTTACAACGCACCGAGCGGCACAGTTACTCGCGTATCCAGTGCATCATTTGGAAAACTTTCACCACGTAATGACGAATCCGAAATTGAAATCCGCGCTTCTTGGTCGCCGGTAATCACATCTCCTGACGACATGTTCGCTCACGTGCAGGCGTGGTGCAATCTCATTACCGAAGTCGCAGGTCTTCCACCCGTTCCTGAAGGCGTTTCAACTATTGCATCAGCTCGACGTCGTGTCTGA